The genomic window ATGCGACGCGCCCTGGCCATCGCGCAGAGTACGGCGGCGCAACCGCAGATCGCCGAGTCCCTGCTCACGACCGAAGCGAGCCCACAGGGCCCCGTCCAGACCGCCGCCGAACGGATCCGGCGGTCGACCGGCGCCGAATACATCGTGATCATGGATGTGCGCGGGGTGCGCTGGTCCCACACCGATACCTCCCGCATCGGCGGCGTCGTCTCGACCGACCCCGGCACCGCGCTCGCCGGCAGGCCGGTGATGGAGATCGACAGCGGCACGCTCGGCCGGTCTGCACGCGGCAAGGTGCCGCTGCGCGACGGATCGGACCGTGTCATCGGGGCCGTCTCGGTCGGCATCGCGTACGACAGCGTCCGCGCCCGGCTGCTCTCCGTGATCCCCGGTCTCCTCGCCTACGCCGGCGGGGCACTCGCTGTGGGCGCCCTGGCCGCCTATCTCATCTCCCGGCGCCTCCAGCGGCAGACCCACGATCTGGCGTTCTCCGACATCTCCGCGCTGCTGACAGAGCGTGAGGCCATGCTGCACAGCATCCGTGAGGGCGTCGTCGCGCTGGACCGCACCGGGCACATCAGGCTCCTGAACGACGAAGCCCAGCGCCTGCTCGGCCTCGGCCCGGACGCCGCGGGCAAGAAGCTCGAGGAGGCCCTGGGTCCAGGCCGGACGGCCGATGTGCTGGCAGGGAGGGTCGTCGGCGACGACCTGATGACCGTACGCGGCAGCCGTGTGCTCCTCGCCAACCGGATGCCGACCGACGACGGCGGAGCCGTCGCCACCCTGCGGGACCGCACGGAGCTCGAGTACCTCGGCCGCGAACTCGACTCCACCCGCGGCCTCATCGACGCGCTGCGCGCTCAGGACCACGAGCACGCGAACCGTCTGCACACCCTCCTGGGGCTCCTGGAGCTGGAGATGCACGAGGATGCGATGGAGTTCGTCACGGAAGTCGTCGGCGTCCACCGGGCGACGGCCGAGCAGGTCACCGAGAAGGTGCACGACCCTCTGCTGGCCTCGCTCCTCGTCGGCAAGGCGACCGTGGCCGCGGAGCGGGGTGTCGCCCTGCGAATCGCGCCGGGGTCGTTGCTGCCGGACCGGCTGGTGGATCCACGGGGCCTTGTCACAGTCCTCGGTAACCTCGTGGACAACGCCTTGGACGCGGCTGCGGGATCCGCCGACGCCCGGATCGAGGTGGGGCTGCGCGCCGAAGGGCGTACCGCGGTTCTGCGGGTGCGCGACAGCGGGCCGGGCGTGGCTGCGGAGGACCGGGAACGCATCTTCACCGAGGGCTGGTCGACCAAGGAGGTTCCGGCCCACGGCAAGCGGGGCCTTGGACTACCCCTCGTACGCCGGTTCGCGGAGCGACAGGGAGGCAGCGTCTCCGTGACGGGCGCCGACGAGGGCGGGGCGGTGTTCACCGTCGTCCTCCCCGAGGCGCTGCGCGAGACGACGCCGGGATCGGAACCCGGGCCGGACCCGACGGGCGAGGACCAGCCGAGTATCTCCGGTCCCTGCGGCCCGTCGGCCCGAGCACAGTCAGCCAAGTCTGGAGAAGCCCTGTGATCGAGGTCCTCGTCGTGGACGACGACGTACGGGTGGCCCGCATCAACGCGGCCTACGCCGCCAAGGTGCCCGGATTCCGCGTGGCCGCCGTGGCACATTCCGCTGCCGAGGCTCTCGCCCGGGTCGGAGAGATGCCGATCGACCTGATCCTGCTCGACCACTACCTGCCGGACCGCAACGGCCTGTCCGTGGTGAGGGAGTTGCGCGAACTGGGTCACCAGGCCGACGTGATCATGGTGACCGCGGCCCGCGACGTCGCCACCGTCCAGGCCGCGATGCGCCACGGTGCCCTTCAGTATCTGGTGAAGCCGTTCGCGTACGCCGGGCTCCGCACCAAGCTGGAGGCGTACGCGGCGTTGCGTTGCACCTTCGAGAGCGGCGGCGAGGCCGAGCAGACCGAGGTGGACCGCTTGTTCGGCGCTCTGTGGGCGCCGGGCGAATCAGGCCTGCCGAAAGGGCACTCGCCGACGACAGCGGAACTCGTCCGTCAGTCCCTTCGTTCGGCCGACGGGCCGCTCTCCGCTCAGGAGATCGCGGAACGCGTCGGCATGAGCAGGCAGACGGCCCAGCGCTACCTCAAGCTTTTGGAACGCACAGGCCGGGTGCGGCTGACCCTGAAGTACGGCGAGACGGGCCGCCCCGAACACCGGTACACCTGGGCCACGAAATCCTGAGCTCCGCCGGAGCGGGCCTCTGAAGTCTGCGCGGAGGAGTCCGGCGGCACGGCCAGTGCACGCGACCCAGCCGGTCCGGCGGCACACCCAGTGCGCGCAACGCCAGCCGGGCATCCCAACTCTGCAGAAGGGCGGCCGGGACGGCGGTGCGCTCGCAAGACCGGGCACTGGGCACTCCCGCCGCCCCGCGGGCCCTCAGGGTCTCCTGGATCCCAACAGCCGCGAAGCCAAGGCCACGATCCGAAAGCCCCGCCGCTCGCCGGGGCTACGCCGCCCCCGCTCCGGTGAGCGCCCGGACCTCCGTCTCCGCGTGCTTCGCCGTGTCCGGAGGTTCGGAGGACGTGACGGTGCCGATCCAGCCCGCCAGGAATCCGGCCGGAATAGACACCAGTCCGGGGTTCTCCAGCGGGAACACGGCGAAGTCCACACCGGGGAAAAGTGACGCCGGCCCCCCGCTGACGACCGGCGAGAGCAGCACGAGCAGGATCGCCGGGAACAGTCCGCCGTACACAGCCCAGACCGCTCCCCGGGTAGTGAAGTTCCGCCAGAACAGCGAGTAGAGCAGCGCCGGGAGGTTGGCCGAAGCAGCGACCGCGAAGGCCAGCCCCACCAGGAAGGCGACGTTCAGGTTCTGCGCGAGGAGACCCAGCGCGATGGCCACCACCCCGACGCCGGCCGCTGCCACCCTTGCCACGCCTACCTCGCTGCGCTGCTTGGCACCCGGCCGACGGAAGGAGGCGTAGAGATCATGGGCGACGGACGCGGAGGAGGCGAGGGTGATGCCGGCGACGACGGCGAGAATCGTGGCGAAGGCGATGGCGGCCGCCACGGCGAAGAGCACCGTGCCTCCCGTTGAGCCCTCCCCGCCTCCCAGGACCAGCGCGAGAAGCGGAACCGCCGTGTTCCCGGAGGCATTCGACGCACGGACATCGGCCGAACCCACGAGCGCGGCAGCTCCGAAGCCGAGGACGATCGTCATCAGGTAGAAGCTGCCGATCAGGCCGATGGACCAGACGACGGAGCGACGGGCCGCGCGCGCCGTCGGCACGGTGTAGAAGCGCGACAGGATGTGCGGCAGGCCCGCCGTTCCGAGGACGAGTGCCAGGCCGAGGCTGATGAAGTCGAAGCGCGCGGTCCAGCTGCCGCCGTACCTGAGCCCTGGCGCGAGGAAGTCCTTGCCGTGGCCGCTGCGGTCGGCGGCGGTGGTGAGGAGAGCGTTGAAGTCCCCTCGGAAGTGCACGAGGACGAGGACTGTGAGCGCTACGGCCCCGGCCATGAGCAGGACGGCCTTGACGATCTGGATCCAGGTCGTGGCACGCATACCGCCGAGGGACACGTAGATCACCATGAGTGCTCCGACCCCGACCACCGTCCAGGACCGGGCGGTGCCGCTCGTACCACCCAGCAGCAGCGCGACAAGGCTTCCCGCGCCCACCATCTGCGCCACGAGGTACAGCACCGAGACGGTGACGGACGACGTCCCCACCGCCGTACGCACGGGGCGCTCCGCCATACGGGCGGCGACCACGTCCGCGAGCGTGAAACGCCCGCAGTTCCGCACGAGTTCCGCGACCAGGAGCAGGACGACCAGCCAGGCCACAAGGAAGCCGACCGAGTAGAGCATGCCGTCGTAGCCGAAGAGCGCGATCAGCCCCGAGATGCCGAGGAAGGAAGCGGCGGACATGTAGTCCCCGGCGATGGCGAACCCGTTCTCCATGGGTGAGAACAACCGGCCTCCGGCGTAGAACTCCTCTGCGGAGCCCTGCCGGTTCCGGCTCACCCAAGTCGTGATGCCGAGCGTAACGGCGATGAACACGCTGAACAGCAGCAGCGCCAGCGTCTGGTGGTTCCCGCTCACCGGCTGATCCCTCTTGTCATCTCCTGTGTCTCCCAACGCAGTTCCAACGCAGCCCGGTCACGGTGCAACCGCGCATGACGCGCGTACGCCCAGGTGAGGAGGAAGGTCGTGAGGAACTGTCCCAGCCCCGCCACCATCGCCACGTTGAGCGCTCCGGCCACGGGGTGCGCCATCAGGCCATGAGCCGCGGTGGCCGCGATGACATAGGCGAGGTACCAGAGCAGGAACGCGGCAGCCGCAGGTACGACGAACCGCCTGTACCGGCGCCGTACTTCGCGAAAGGCCGGACTGTTCTGCACCTCCAGATAGATCTCGGCCGCGCTGTACTCATGCCGTGCCCCCGCATGGGACCAGCCGTCCCCGGCCGTACTGCCTCCCGCGCCGTCCGGCTCGCCCCACCCGGCGGCCGGCGCCTCGTACCACGGGTCGTCGAGCCGCAGTCCTGCGGCGTCCGGCCCTGCTTCCTTCTCCACCAACAACTCCCTTGTCCACGAGCCTTTTCGGCCGCGTAGCCAAGAATGGGCAGATCGGGAAGATCCCGGGCACTTCATTCGTCGTGCTTCACCATTTCAGGTGACGGAAGTCCCGGGTGGGTGTGCGATCCCCCTGCCGTAGGCATAGCGCACGGCTCCTGTTCGGTCGCGCGCCCCCGTCTTGGCGAAGAGGTTGTTGATGTGCGTCTTCACCGTGGCCCGCGAGATGTGGAGGGTGCGGGCTATCTCCGCGTTGGAGAGCCCGTCCGCGATGAGGATCAGCACCTCGGCCTCGCGGGGCGTGATCCCGTCGGGCAGTTCGGACGGGGCCGGGGAACCCGACAGGACGGCCTGGGCGGTGACCCGCTCAAGCAGCCTGCGCTGCACCTTCGGTGACAGCCCCGCCTCACCGGACAACACCGCCTGGATGGCCTGCGCGATCTCCTCGCCGCGGGCGTCCTTGGTCAGATAGCCACGAGCACCCGCCTGCAGAGCGGTGAACAGGGAGTCGTCGTCGGCGAAGGTCGTGAGGACTACCACCTGAGTACGCGGATGCTCCCGGCGGATGCGACGAGTCGCCTCGACCCCATCGCATCTCGGCATCCGGAGGTCCATCAGGACCACGTCGGGCGCCTTCTCCTCGACGAGGGCGACCGCTTCCTCCCCGTCCTTGGCCGCCCCCACGACATCGATTCCGGGCAGCAGTCCCAGCAGCATGACGATGCCCTCGCGGACGACCGACTGGTCGTCGGCGACCACCACCCGCGCGGTCACGCGGGAACCCGCAGACTCACCACGAACCCCTCCTCGTCCGGTCTTGCCTCCAGGGTGCCGCCGAGCAGCTCGGCGCGCTCCCTCATCCCGAGAAGACCGTAACCGGACCCACTGTCAGCGAGGTCCGCACCTGGACGGTTACCCCCGGCGTCCCGAACCTCAAGTGCCACTGACTCCGGCCCGTACTCCAGGCGGACGAACACGGCCGCCCCGGGGGCATGCTTCCGGGTGTTCGTCAGCGCCTCCTGGGCGACTCTGCGGACCGTCTGCGACGCCTCCGCGGTAAGCTCCCGGCGCTCCCCTGCCACGGACACCTCGGCCGGCTCGCCGGCGACCAATTGTCTCAGGAACTCCTCAACCGGAGTCAACTCCCCACGCAACGCGGAGAGCGCCTGGCGCGTCTCGGCGAGACCCTCACGCGCCATGGCCCGCGCGGCCACCACCCTCTCCAGCACCTGATCACGGAATGGCCCGGCAGGCTCCCGCTCGATCAGCAGCCTGGCCGCCTCCAAATGCACCAGTTGTGCAGACAGGCTGTGGGCGAGTACGTCGTGGATCTCGCGGGCAATCCTGGATCTCTCCGCCAGGGCGGCCGTCCCTGCTTCTGCTTCGCGGGCGGCCCTTTCCTGGGCGAGGAGCCTCTGGGAACTGCCACGGGCCTCCGCGTCGAGTCGCAGCACGTATCCGCCCAGGCAGAGGCTGCCCGTGGTAATGGCTGTGGTCAGCCAGCCGTCCTGTTTCACAGCGGCGTAGGCGACGAGCGCCACCGCCGTGAAAGGTACCCCGGCCGAGAGCGGAAGGCGCTCCAGCGCGATCATGGCGCAGCCGCACCACAACGCCACCGCGAGCGCGCCCGCCCCCGCCTCCAGGGCCCCGAACGCCACCGCCATCAGCAACACCAGCAACCCGAGAGAGGGCCACAGCCGGTGTTCCCTGGAGGTGCGGAAGAACGCCCTGCCCGCCATCGCGCAGCCGACTGTCAGCACCAGACCGATCGCGATCTGCCACAGCGCGAACCGGCCGCCGGAGAAGGCGGACCAGAGGAGACCGATCAGGACCGCGCTCCACACGATCCGTGCGATCACCGCCCGGCTGCGGGCCTGGGGCGCCCTGGTGAGAGCTTCTCTCGAAGGCCAGCCCGTCCACGTACTCCGCATCACGCGCGGCCCTTCCCCATGCTCTGCGCGGACGTTGGCGGCATGACGCCCGCTGCGACACCGTACTGCTCACGCAGCCCCCGGGCCCGCAGGACCAGCACGCCGCTGCGGGCCAGCAGCATCGCTGCCAGCGAGACGAGCAGGGCCGCCGTGCCCTGATGTATGCCGAGGGCGAGGGTGACGGCTGCGAGGGATGCGCGCAGGCCCATGCCGGCGGCCCACACGAAGAGAGTGGCCCTGGTCCCTCGGCTCCAGACCGACGCGTCGGTCTCCTGCCACAGCCGGGCGGTCCAGCCCCAGCCTGCACCGGTGACCAGCCCCACCAGCAGACCCATGCCGAGCATCGCACCGGACATCGCTTCGTGACGAGGGTCGATGACGCCGTCGTTCTTCAGGGCGACGAGCATCAGAACGGCCGGCAGCAGCCACCAGCGCCGCTCGTCACCGACCCGCTGGGTCGAGAACTGGCGCACGACGAGAAGCGCGACGACCGCGCAGATCACCAGAACGTCGAAGAACCCTGCCATGGCTGCCTCCGGGAGACGTGACGAAGTGTTGTCTTCGACGCTACGGAGGATCGGTGATCATGAGATCGGCCCAGGGGTTGACCGTGGGTGGAGAAACGCTCTCCACCCACGGGTGGAGAGGTCAGACGTCGATGCGCGAGCGGTCCAGTGTGGCCGCCGAGCTGGTGATGAACTCCTTGCGGGGCGCGACCTCGTTGCCCATCAGGAGGTCGAAGACCTGCTCGGACGATTCCAGATCCCCGATGTTGATGCGCCGCAGGGTGCGGTGGCGCGGGTCCATCGTGGTCTCCGCCAACTGGTCCGCGTCCATCTCGCCGAGGCCCTTGTACCGCTGGATCGATTCCTTGATCCGGACGTTCTTCCGCTGCAGCTCCAGCAGCGTCTGGCGGAGCTCGTTGTCGGAGTACGTGTAGATGTACTTGTCCTGGCCCTTCTTGGGCTGGACCAGCTCGATCCGGTGCAGCGGGGGTACCGCCGCGAAGACCCGCCCCGCCTCGACCATGGGCCGCATGTAGCGCTGGAAGAGCGTCAGCAGCAGGGTGCGGATGTGTGATCCGTCGACGTCGGCGTCCGTCATCATGATCACCTTGCCGTAGCGCGCGGCGTCGATGTCGAACGTGCGGCCGGATCCAGCTCCTATGACCTGGATGATGGCGCCGCACTCGGCGTTCTTCAGCATGTCCGAGACCGACGACTTCTGGACGTTGAGGATCTTTCCGCGGATGGGCAGCAGGGCCTGGAACTCGCTGTTGCGAGCCAGCTTCGCGGTGCCGAGCGCCGAGT from Streptomyces sp. NBC_01341 includes these protein-coding regions:
- a CDS encoding solute symporter family protein, with product MSGNHQTLALLLFSVFIAVTLGITTWVSRNRQGSAEEFYAGGRLFSPMENGFAIAGDYMSAASFLGISGLIALFGYDGMLYSVGFLVAWLVVLLLVAELVRNCGRFTLADVVAARMAERPVRTAVGTSSVTVSVLYLVAQMVGAGSLVALLLGGTSGTARSWTVVGVGALMVIYVSLGGMRATTWIQIVKAVLLMAGAVALTVLVLVHFRGDFNALLTTAADRSGHGKDFLAPGLRYGGSWTARFDFISLGLALVLGTAGLPHILSRFYTVPTARAARRSVVWSIGLIGSFYLMTIVLGFGAAALVGSADVRASNASGNTAVPLLALVLGGGEGSTGGTVLFAVAAAIAFATILAVVAGITLASSASVAHDLYASFRRPGAKQRSEVGVARVAAAGVGVVAIALGLLAQNLNVAFLVGLAFAVAASANLPALLYSLFWRNFTTRGAVWAVYGGLFPAILLVLLSPVVSGGPASLFPGVDFAVFPLENPGLVSIPAGFLAGWIGTVTSSEPPDTAKHAETEVRALTGAGAA
- a CDS encoding sensor histidine kinase, whose protein sequence is MSAPPTTPRGPRRFGRPRRVFSQVLLMQLAIVTGVTVLATGLFLAPLSAQLDDQAMRRALAIAQSTAAQPQIAESLLTTEASPQGPVQTAAERIRRSTGAEYIVIMDVRGVRWSHTDTSRIGGVVSTDPGTALAGRPVMEIDSGTLGRSARGKVPLRDGSDRVIGAVSVGIAYDSVRARLLSVIPGLLAYAGGALAVGALAAYLISRRLQRQTHDLAFSDISALLTEREAMLHSIREGVVALDRTGHIRLLNDEAQRLLGLGPDAAGKKLEEALGPGRTADVLAGRVVGDDLMTVRGSRVLLANRMPTDDGGAVATLRDRTELEYLGRELDSTRGLIDALRAQDHEHANRLHTLLGLLELEMHEDAMEFVTEVVGVHRATAEQVTEKVHDPLLASLLVGKATVAAERGVALRIAPGSLLPDRLVDPRGLVTVLGNLVDNALDAAAGSADARIEVGLRAEGRTAVLRVRDSGPGVAAEDRERIFTEGWSTKEVPAHGKRGLGLPLVRRFAERQGGSVSVTGADEGGAVFTVVLPEALRETTPGSEPGPDPTGEDQPSISGPCGPSARAQSAKSGEAL
- a CDS encoding DUF1453 domain-containing protein, coding for MAGFFDVLVICAVVALLVVRQFSTQRVGDERRWWLLPAVLMLVALKNDGVIDPRHEAMSGAMLGMGLLVGLVTGAGWGWTARLWQETDASVWSRGTRATLFVWAAGMGLRASLAAVTLALGIHQGTAALLVSLAAMLLARSGVLVLRARGLREQYGVAAGVMPPTSAQSMGKGRA
- a CDS encoding DUF485 domain-containing protein, encoding MEKEAGPDAAGLRLDDPWYEAPAAGWGEPDGAGGSTAGDGWSHAGARHEYSAAEIYLEVQNSPAFREVRRRYRRFVVPAAAAFLLWYLAYVIAATAAHGLMAHPVAGALNVAMVAGLGQFLTTFLLTWAYARHARLHRDRAALELRWETQEMTRGISR
- a CDS encoding sensor histidine kinase is translated as MMRSTWTGWPSREALTRAPQARSRAVIARIVWSAVLIGLLWSAFSGGRFALWQIAIGLVLTVGCAMAGRAFFRTSREHRLWPSLGLLVLLMAVAFGALEAGAGALAVALWCGCAMIALERLPLSAGVPFTAVALVAYAAVKQDGWLTTAITTGSLCLGGYVLRLDAEARGSSQRLLAQERAAREAEAGTAALAERSRIAREIHDVLAHSLSAQLVHLEAARLLIEREPAGPFRDQVLERVVAARAMAREGLAETRQALSALRGELTPVEEFLRQLVAGEPAEVSVAGERRELTAEASQTVRRVAQEALTNTRKHAPGAAVFVRLEYGPESVALEVRDAGGNRPGADLADSGSGYGLLGMRERAELLGGTLEARPDEEGFVVSLRVPA
- a CDS encoding response regulator transcription factor, giving the protein MTARVVVADDQSVVREGIVMLLGLLPGIDVVGAAKDGEEAVALVEEKAPDVVLMDLRMPRCDGVEATRRIRREHPRTQVVVLTTFADDDSLFTALQAGARGYLTKDARGEEIAQAIQAVLSGEAGLSPKVQRRLLERVTAQAVLSGSPAPSELPDGITPREAEVLILIADGLSNAEIARTLHISRATVKTHINNLFAKTGARDRTGAVRYAYGRGIAHPPGTSVT
- a CDS encoding response regulator → MIEVLVVDDDVRVARINAAYAAKVPGFRVAAVAHSAAEALARVGEMPIDLILLDHYLPDRNGLSVVRELRELGHQADVIMVTAARDVATVQAAMRHGALQYLVKPFAYAGLRTKLEAYAALRCTFESGGEAEQTEVDRLFGALWAPGESGLPKGHSPTTAELVRQSLRSADGPLSAQEIAERVGMSRQTAQRYLKLLERTGRVRLTLKYGETGRPEHRYTWATKS